In Ochotona princeps isolate mOchPri1 chromosome 22, mOchPri1.hap1, whole genome shotgun sequence, the following are encoded in one genomic region:
- the RALY gene encoding RNA-binding protein Raly isoform X2: MSLKIQTSNVTNKNDPKSINSRVFIGNLNTTVVTKSDVETIFSKYGRVAGCSVHKGYAFVQYSNERHARAAVLGENGRVLAGQTLDINMAGEPKPNRPKGLKRAASAIYRLFDYRGRLSPVPVPRAVPVKRPRVTVPLVRRVKTTIPVKLFARSTGATTSSAKIKLKSSELQTIKAELTQIKSTIDALLGRLEQIAQEQKANADGKKKGDSSSGGGGSGSGGSGGAGGSGNGSSSSRPPAPQEDQTSVADTTQGEAQARDDGDEEGLLTHSEEELERSQDTDAEEAALQ; encoded by the exons ATGTCATTGAAGATCCAGACAAGCAATGTTACCAACAAGAATGATCCCAAGTCCATCAACTCTCGGGTCTTCATTGGAAACCTCAACACAACTGTGGTGACGAAGTCAGATGTGGAGACCATCTTCTCCAAGTATGGCCGTGTGGCCGGCTGCTCCGTGCACAAGGGCTATGCCTTTGTCCAGTATTCCAACGAGCGCCATGCCCGGGCAGCTGTGCTGGGAGAGAATGGGCGGGTGCTGGCTGGGCAGACCCTGG ACATCAACATGGCTGGAGAGCCCAAGCCCAACAGACCCAAGGGGCTAAAGAGAGCGGCATCTGCCATATACAG GCTCTTCGACTACCGGGGCCGCCTGTCACCAGTGCCTGTGCCCAGGGCAGTCCCAGTGAAGCGACCCCGGGTGACAGTCCCTTTGGTTCGGCGTGTCAAAACCACCATACCTGTGAAGCTCTTTGCCCGCTCCACAGGTGCCACCACCAGCTCAGCCAAGATCAAGT TAAAGAGCAGTGAGCTACAGACCATCAAGGCAGAGCTGACACAGATCAAGTCCACCATTGATGCCCTGCTGGGCCGCTTGGAGCAGATTGCGCAAGAGCAAAAGGCCAACGCAG ATGGCAAGAAGAAGGGcgacagcagcagtggtggcggTGGCAGCGGCAGTGGCGGCAGTGGTGGTGCAGGTGGCAGTGgtaatggcagcagcagcagccggccACCAGCCCCCCAAGAAGACCAGACTTCTGTAGCAGACACAACCCAGGGAGAAGCCCAGGCCCGGGACGACGGTGATGAGGAGGGACTGCTAACACATAGTGAGGAAGAGCTG GagcgcagccaggacacagatgcAGAGGAGGCGGCCTTGCAGTAA
- the RALY gene encoding RNA-binding protein Raly isoform X1, whose product MSLKIQTSNVTNKNDPKSINSRVFIGNLNTTVVTKSDVETIFSKYGRVAGCSVHKGYAFVQYSNERHARAAVLGENGRVLAGQTLDINMAGEPKPNRPKGLKRAASAIYSGYSFDYDYYRDDFYDRLFDYRGRLSPVPVPRAVPVKRPRVTVPLVRRVKTTIPVKLFARSTGATTSSAKIKLKSSELQTIKAELTQIKSTIDALLGRLEQIAQEQKANADGKKKGDSSSGGGGSGSGGSGGAGGSGNGSSSSRPPAPQEDQTSVADTTQGEAQARDDGDEEGLLTHSEEELERSQDTDAEEAALQ is encoded by the exons ATGTCATTGAAGATCCAGACAAGCAATGTTACCAACAAGAATGATCCCAAGTCCATCAACTCTCGGGTCTTCATTGGAAACCTCAACACAACTGTGGTGACGAAGTCAGATGTGGAGACCATCTTCTCCAAGTATGGCCGTGTGGCCGGCTGCTCCGTGCACAAGGGCTATGCCTTTGTCCAGTATTCCAACGAGCGCCATGCCCGGGCAGCTGTGCTGGGAGAGAATGGGCGGGTGCTGGCTGGGCAGACCCTGG ACATCAACATGGCTGGAGAGCCCAAGCCCAACAGACCCAAGGGGCTAAAGAGAGCGGCATCTGCCATATACAG TGGCTACAGCTTTGACTATGATTACTACCGGGACGACTTCTACGACAG GCTCTTCGACTACCGGGGCCGCCTGTCACCAGTGCCTGTGCCCAGGGCAGTCCCAGTGAAGCGACCCCGGGTGACAGTCCCTTTGGTTCGGCGTGTCAAAACCACCATACCTGTGAAGCTCTTTGCCCGCTCCACAGGTGCCACCACCAGCTCAGCCAAGATCAAGT TAAAGAGCAGTGAGCTACAGACCATCAAGGCAGAGCTGACACAGATCAAGTCCACCATTGATGCCCTGCTGGGCCGCTTGGAGCAGATTGCGCAAGAGCAAAAGGCCAACGCAG ATGGCAAGAAGAAGGGcgacagcagcagtggtggcggTGGCAGCGGCAGTGGCGGCAGTGGTGGTGCAGGTGGCAGTGgtaatggcagcagcagcagccggccACCAGCCCCCCAAGAAGACCAGACTTCTGTAGCAGACACAACCCAGGGAGAAGCCCAGGCCCGGGACGACGGTGATGAGGAGGGACTGCTAACACATAGTGAGGAAGAGCTG GagcgcagccaggacacagatgcAGAGGAGGCGGCCTTGCAGTAA
- the EIF2S2 gene encoding eukaryotic translation initiation factor 2 subunit 2 produces MSGDEMIFDPTMSKKKKKKKKPFMLDEEGDTQTEETQPLETKELEPEPTEDKDVEADEEDSRKKDASDDLDDLNFFNQKKKKKKTKKIFDIDEAEEGVKDLKIESDVQEPAEPEDDLDIMLGNKKKKKKNVKFPDEDEILEKDEALEDEDSKKDDGISFSNQTGPAWAGSERDYTYEELLNRVFNIMREKNPDMVAGEKRKFVMKPPQVVRVGTKKTSFVNFTDICKLLHRQPKHLLAFLLAELGTSGSIDGNNQLVIKGRFQQKQIENVLRRYIKEYVTCHTCRSPDTILQKDTRLYFLQCETCHSRCSVASIKTGFQAVTGKRAQLRAKAN; encoded by the exons ATGATTTTCGATCCTACTATgagcaagaaaaagaagaagaagaagaagccttTTATGCTCGATGAGGAAGGGGATACTCAGACAGAAGAGACCCAGCCCTTAGAAACAAAAGAATTAGAACCAGAGCCAACAGAGGACAAGGATGTGGAAGCtgatgaggaggacagcaggaAGAAAG ATGCTTCTGATGATCTAGATGATTTGAACTTctttaatcaaaagaaaaagaagaaaaaaacaaaaaagatatttgATATTGATGAAGCCGAAGAAGGTGTAAAG GATCTTAAAATTGAAAGTGATGTTCAAGAACCAGCTGAACCAGAGGATGACCTTGATATTATGCttggcaataaaaaaaagaaaaagaagaatgtcAAGTTCCCAGATGAGGATGAGATACTAGAGAAGGATGAAG CTTTAGAAGAcgaagacagcaagaaagacgaTGGAATCTCGTTCAGTAACCAGACTGGCCCTGCTTGGGCAGGCTCAGAAAGAGACTACACTTATGAGGAG CTGCTGAATCGAGTGTTCAACATCATGAGGGAGAAGAATCCAGATATGGTTGCTGGGGAGAAAAGGAAGTTCGTCATGAAGCCTCCACAGGTTGTCCGAGTAGGAACCAAGAAAACTTCTTTTGTCAACTTTACAGATATCTGTAAACT ATTACATCGTCAGCCCAAACATCTCCTTGCGTTTTTATTGGCTGAATTGGGTACAAG TGGTTCTATAGATGGTAATAACCAACTTGTAATCAAAGGAAGATTCCAacagaaacaaatagaaaatgtCTTGAGAAGATATATCA AGGAATATGTCACCTGTCACACATGCCGATCACCAGACACAATCCTGCAGAAGGACACCCGACTCTACTTCCTACAGTGCGAAACTTGTCATTCTCGATGCTCTGTTGCCAGTATCAAAACTGGCTTCCAAGCTGTCACGGGCAAGCGAGCACAGCTCCGTGCCAAAGCTAACTAA